In a genomic window of Gossypium arboreum isolate Shixiya-1 chromosome 9, ASM2569848v2, whole genome shotgun sequence:
- the LOC108454005 gene encoding uncharacterized protein LOC108454005, with protein MPSATVNKPRPSELLSRLTSAEPEVKVRALREVKNQIIGNRTKKLSFLKLGAVPAVAGILADSIDDVTDNNNCNNDSNNTINILVQSAAALGSFACGFDAGVQAVLDAGAFPNLLRLLANPNEKVVDAVARALRMIYQSKLAPKYDFLQQKNMEFLISLLNSEKENVSGLGASIITRSCETNLEQKALFDAGILRKLNSLLEGGSLSQRDASLESLATIFRNNPEVISKFAGPEIGRPLSSIIDLAKDRYPRTRLLACMCLIVIRNASPHFLQDIGIKTKLIHILLELLDDPGQVGDEAPFAFSSLIAQKEDLQKLALEANAIDKLHHHIKKGSLHPRRYEGILLALADMCSKLESCRSKFLSLQVLNLLADALTDYNAGVRAAACICLRSVTRSIKNLSAGYFMNETIVIPLVQLFLDPSTSVQVAALGATSNIVVDFTTRKSIFVQCGGMKQLVQLAKSMESSVRSNALWALKNFVFQADNRLKEGVFSELTASLLSSLIRDPEPSVQEQALALVRNLVDGCINLIEFVFAEDGLILGAIGRQLQCASKAEIGIQGMYALCNVASGNEFHKEAVMQLLFTQMGDKNQSFVIKFLQSNDSRLCTATVWTIVNLTCPSSPGAPGRLEKLRNAGIVSQIKNMVNDPCVDVKLRVRTVLGQSMAFGDN; from the exons ATGCCAAGCGCCACTGTCAACAAGCCCCGGCCGAGCGAACTCCTCTCGCGGTTGACCTCCGCCGAGCCTGAGGTCAAGGTCAGGGCCCTTCGCGAGGTTAAAAACCAAATTATCGGGAATCGTACAAAGAAGCTTTCCTTCCTCAAGCTCGGTGCCGTCCCCGCCGTCGCCGGCATCCTAGCTGATTCAATCGATGACGTCACCGACAATAACAACTGCAACAACGACAGCAACAATACAATTAACATTCTGGTCCAGTCAGCAGCGGCTCTCGGCAGCTTCGCTTGTGGCTTCGACGCCGGAGTTCAAGCCGTGCTTGACGCCGGTGCTTTCCCTAATCTGTTGCGTCTTCTCGCAAATCCTAATGAGAAG GTGGTAGATGCTGTTGCCCGTGCCCTTAGaatgatatatcaatcaaaattggCCCCAAAATATGATTTCCTTCAACAGAAAAATATGGAGTTCCTTATCTCACTACTAAATAGTGAGAAGGAAAATGTTAGTGGCCTTGGTGCAAGCATAATAACTCGCTCTTGTGAGACAAATTTGGAGCAGAAAGCATTGTTTGATGCTGGTATTTTAAGGAAGCTGAATAGTCTTCTTGAAGGTGGTTCTTTAAGTCAGAGAGATGCTAGTTTAGAGTCTTTAGCCACAATATTTAGGAATAACCCAGAAGTTATTTCAAAATTTGCTGGACCTGAAATTGGAAGACCTTTGAGTTCTATTATTGATTTAGCGAAGGATAGGTACCCCCGAACAAGGTTGTTAGCTTGCATGTGCTTGATTGTTATAAGGAATGCTTCTCCTCACTTCTTGCAAGATATAGGGATCAAGActaaattaatacatattttacttgAGCTTCTTGATGACCCTGGTCAAGTTGGAGATGAGGCTCCTTTTGCTTTCTCCAGTTTAATTGCGCAAAAGGAGGATCTTCAAAAACTAGCACTCGAGGCCAATGCTATTGATAAACTACATCACCACATAAAAAAAGGTTCATTGCATCCCAGACGTTATGAGGGAATATTGCTTGCATTAGCTGATATGTGCTCTAAGTTGGAAAGTTGCAGGTCTAAATTCCTCTCGTTGCAG GTGTTGAATTTGTTAGCTGATGCACTAACTGATTATAATGCTGGTGTACGTGCTGCAGCTTGTATATGTTTGAGAAGTGTCACTCGATCAATCAAG AATTTGAGTGCAGGTTATTTTATGAATGAAACTATCGTGATTCCTTTGGTTCAGCTTTTTCTTGATCCTTCAACTTCTGTCCAG GTTGCTGCACTTGGTGCCACTAGCAACATAGTGGTTGATTTTACAACACGTAAATCTATTTTTGTACAATGTGGAGGGATGAAACAGCTGGTTCAGTTAGCAAAGTCCATGGAATCCTCTGTCAGGTCAAATGCTTTGTGGGCTTTGAAGAATTTTGTATTCCAAGCAGACAATAGGTTGAAAGAAGGTGTTTTCTCAGAGCTCACTGCATCATTGTTATCAAGCCTTATCCGTG ATCCAGAGCCTTCAGTGCAAGAGCAAGCTTTGGCCCTTGTTCGTAATCTAGTTGATGGATGTATAAACTTAATTGAGTTCGTGTTTGCTGAAGATGGCCTCATATTAGGGGCCATTGGAAGACAATTACAGTGTGCTTCAAAAGCTGAGATAGGGATACAG GGAATGTATGCACTGTGCAATGTGGCAAGTGGGAATGAGTTTCACAAGGAAGCAGTGATGCAGCTACTCTTTACACAAATGGGTGACAAGAATCAATCTTTTGTGATTAAGTTTTTGCAGAGTAATGATAGCCGGCTATGCACAGCAACTGTCTGGACAATAGTGAATCTTACTTGTCCATCGAGTCCTGGTGCACCTGGCAGGCTTGAAAAGCTGCGCAATGCTGGGATAGTTTCTCAAATAAAGAATATGGTTAATGATCCTTGTGTTGATGTTAAG CTCCGTGTGAGAACAGTGCTAGGGCAATCTATGGCTTTCGGGGACAATTAA